The sequence AACCGAAGCTGCTTGAAATACAAACGGGTGAAAAGATCTTCGCAAACTTTAAGCTGGAGACACATAACAAAGGCGGACACAGCTCCCTTCCGGTTAAGGATAACGCAATATACCGGCTTGCAGGCGCACTTACACGCCTTGCAGAATACAGATTCCCGGTAAGGTTAAATGAAACAACCAGAATGTTCTTTGAACGCGTACTGGAAACGGAAACAGGACAGGTAAAAGAGGATATTAAAGCCCTTCTGAAGACTCCCATGGATACTGAGGCCGCAGAACGCGCTGCATTAGTAAACCCATATTACAATGCCGTCATGCGTACAACCTGCGCTGCAACACTGCTTTACGGGGGCCACGCCGATAATGCTCTGCCGCAGACGGCAGGGGCAAACATAAACTGCCGTATGCTTCCCGATGATAATATTGAAAATGTGATGAATACACTTAAATCTGTCATCAATGACCCCGGGGTTGAAATTACATGTCCATACGCTTCATTTTCTTCACCCCTTTCACCTCTGAAGAAGGATATTATGGATGTAATAAATGAGATTTCCAAGGCAATGTGGCCCAAAGTGAAAGTTACCCCTTTTATTTCCACTGGCGCCACAGACAGCAAGCACCTTAGGAAAGCGGGCATTCCTGTATACGGCGTTTCAGGCATGTTCCTGGATATGGATGATATGCGCGCGCACGGAAAGGATGAACGAATTGGAGTAAAGGAATTCTTTAACGGCGTTGAATTCATGTACCGCTTTATAAAAGCAATAACATCCTGAAAACGGGTTTGCAGACTGTATTACTAAGGCCTGAAAAAGCCCGGGCGAATTTAAGATCCGGGCTTTATTTATAGTTGGTCCTCTTTATCTATTTCTGTTCTTTTATCATAGTATGCTCAATTACCTTCCACTGACCGTTCTCTTTTACGAGTACTGAAGATACATTATATTTTCCCGACATGTCCTTGCCGTTGACAACATATTTTCTATTGGCTTTGTACGTCAGAATTGCCACGTTCTCAGCCGGGAAAACAACATTTTCGTCCGATTTCTCCATGCTGCTCAGCTGGCTGGTCTTGACCCTGTTTATCTCATCTTCTTTTTTATAGATCCCGTTGGCATATACACCCTTGAAATCATCCGCAAGAAAGTTACTGAATCTGCGTATATCTTTTGCTTTTACGGCATCTATTATCTGGCTTTCCACATTATTTATCTCCTGGACCATCTGAGATGAGGCTGTGCTCTTTCTCATCGAGCCGGTTGATTTATTTTCATTCTCCTGTCCATAGCAAATGGACAAAAGGAACACTGACAGAATTACTGCTGAAATTAAATTTATTTTTTTCATTGTAATCTCCTGTTCTGTAAATGATTGAATTAGAAGTACTTAAAAGAAGTTTCATCTGGAACGTTTGCTGATTAAATGCAGCTTCAATTTGAATGTACAGCTAAACCTGAGAGGCTGAAATGTAAAAAGGAATATCTTCTTTTTTCATTTCACCCCCTTTTGCCTGCTATTAATAATTTGTACATTAAAATAAGAGGGCAATTAAACAACAAAGGAGGGAAAATGAAAAAGGTAAAAAATAGCTTATCAGGTATAATCCTGATAACGGCAGCATTTATGGCATTCAGCATTGCTGCCCATGCGCAGGATAATAACCAGTCACGCTCGCAGGGGCAGACCGAGGCTTCGCAGGATGTTACATCATTCGGCATTGAGGCACAGCAGCTTGCAAGCAGGCTTGCCCAGCAGCTTGGCACAACAACCGGCGCGGCCGACAAGATCACGCAGATCCTTCTTGATTACCGGAGCAATATAGCTTCAGCCCGGCAGGACTATCTCGATAAAAACAAAAGTAATAAAGGAAATCAGGAAGTTACAGGAAGCAGTAATATCGATTCAGCTCCCGACTTGCTGTCTGACTACAGGAAGGCGGATGAACAGGCCGATAAGGATATCATTAGCGCGCTGGATAACGATCAGCAGATTGCAAAATACATACAGATTAAAAAACAGTGGTGGAAAGACGTTAAGAACCAGGTTTATTCAACCGTAAAGCGGAGCACCGGCATGCAGCAGGATTCCGGTGATCAGACGCGCTAAAGAAGAGAATAAATATCTGTAACCTAATAAGAAAGGATATTAAAAAGCCCGGACTTGCAAACAGCTCCGGGCTTTTTAGCTGTTTTACTTCATTTCATCAGAAGGAACTTTTGGGCAGCGGTAAAATCCCCTGCTTCAAGCCTGTATATGTAAATTCCACTTGGAAGGCTGCCTGCGTCAAACTTTACGCTGTAGCTTCCGGCAGGCTTATATTCATCCACAATTACCGCGGCTATTTTCCCCAGAACATCAAAAACCGTAAGTTTCACATTCCCCTCTTTCTTCAGGGAGTAATTTATTGTTGTTGACGGGTTGAACGGATTGGGATAGTTCTGCGACAGGCTGTAATCATTTACAGCTACCGGAGCGCTTTCGACTCCGACAATGGGCGTTTCATACTCTACACTTACAACAGAACCGCCTACCGGCAGAATTTCCTTTTTCCCGCTATAGCCGGTATAACGGAATTCCATGGAAGTTGCATAAGGCACCCATTTACCAGAGGTATCCCGCTTAAAAGATTCACCTTTAACGGCATTGCCGTCGGTATCATTGGTATATAAGTGTTTGATTGAGGCAGTCCAGACTCCGTCTCCCCATTGTTCTTTAAGCTCACCAACTAAATACCCCTTTTGGTCATAAGTATATGTCAGCCTCGATTTATTGGTCCATGCACCGTTCAGCCATTGTTCTTCAAGACTTGTAATCAGGCTGCCGTTATTATAAGAATACGTCACCCGGGTGAGATTTTCCCATGCGCTGCCGTTCCACGTCTCCCTCAGGAAGGTGAGCATGCTGCTGAGGCCGTCGTAAGTGTATGTTTCATTGAAACTGTTCGTCCATGCGTTATTGGCCCAGACTTCAGACAAGTTGGTAAGCATATTCCCTTTGCTGTCGTATGTATAAGTTTCTCTGGAATTATTTGTCCAGCCGCTGAATGAGGCCGATTCCACAAGCATAACTGTAAGATTTCCGCTGGCGTCGTATGTATAAGTTGTTCTTGTACCCGGGATATAATAGCCGGCCATTTGATTTTCCATAACGGCTGTCAGCAGCTTCCCATTAGAATCATACGTAAAAGCGGCTTTGTAAGTACTGGTGACCGAACCGTCGTTTGAATATGTCTTACCAATATATGTAAGCATATTGCCTTTGCTGTCGTAGGTCATGCTGTCAAAGCCGCTGGTAACCCATTTACCGTTATACAGTTTTTCATAAAGTCTTGAGATAAGGTTAGAGAAAAAATCGTAAGAATAGGTATCTTTTTCAGTAGAATCCACTATAATACGGGAAGGCCTGTATATAGCAGAATACAAACCGGGGTCAGCGACGGATTTATTCAGCTTTCCACCGTTCAGCTGTTCAGGATACAGAAGCAGATTCCGGCCTATAAGTCCGGATTCCTTAGTCTGAGGATAGGACTGGACAAATGCCAGGACGAGCAAAAGGACAGAGATTAAAGATTTCTTCATTTTCCCTCCATATAGCAATAGTG comes from Ignavibacteria bacterium and encodes:
- a CDS encoding M20/M25/M40 family metallo-hydrolase, translated to MMKPENQTDTVSTELNSHMKLARDIFSELININTTQNLGSTRAAKAMAERLRKAGFPEGDVQLAGPGPRNMNLVARLRGKGSKKPILFIVHLDVVEALSSDWSFDPFTFLEKDGYFYGRGTCDIKDEAADLVANFIRLKTEGFIPERDLILALTEHEESGDANGVKWLLENRRDLIDAEFAVNLDAGGGSIFEGKPKLLEIQTGEKIFANFKLETHNKGGHSSLPVKDNAIYRLAGALTRLAEYRFPVRLNETTRMFFERVLETETGQVKEDIKALLKTPMDTEAAERAALVNPYYNAVMRTTCAATLLYGGHADNALPQTAGANINCRMLPDDNIENVMNTLKSVINDPGVEITCPYASFSSPLSPLKKDIMDVINEISKAMWPKVKVTPFISTGATDSKHLRKAGIPVYGVSGMFLDMDDMRAHGKDERIGVKEFFNGVEFMYRFIKAITS
- a CDS encoding nuclear transport factor 2 family protein; this encodes MKKINLISAVILSVFLLSICYGQENENKSTGSMRKSTASSQMVQEINNVESQIIDAVKAKDIRRFSNFLADDFKGVYANGIYKKEDEINRVKTSQLSSMEKSDENVVFPAENVAILTYKANRKYVVNGKDMSGKYNVSSVLVKENGQWKVIEHTMIKEQK
- a CDS encoding T9SS type A sorting domain-containing protein — protein: MKKSLISVLLLVLAFVQSYPQTKESGLIGRNLLLYPEQLNGGKLNKSVADPGLYSAIYRPSRIIVDSTEKDTYSYDFFSNLISRLYEKLYNGKWVTSGFDSMTYDSKGNMLTYIGKTYSNDGSVTSTYKAAFTYDSNGKLLTAVMENQMAGYYIPGTRTTYTYDASGNLTVMLVESASFSGWTNNSRETYTYDSKGNMLTNLSEVWANNAWTNSFNETYTYDGLSSMLTFLRETWNGSAWENLTRVTYSYNNGSLITSLEEQWLNGAWTNKSRLTYTYDQKGYLVGELKEQWGDGVWTASIKHLYTNDTDGNAVKGESFKRDTSGKWVPYATSMEFRYTGYSGKKEILPVGGSVVSVEYETPIVGVESAPVAVNDYSLSQNYPNPFNPSTTINYSLKKEGNVKLTVFDVLGKIAAVIVDEYKPAGSYSVKFDAGSLPSGIYIYRLEAGDFTAAQKFLLMK